The genomic region AAGTAGTACAGGGACTTTTTCCAGGATAAAAGGACAAGGAATCTATCCTTTAAAAGATTGGACGGTTATCCACTCGTGATAACCGTCCAATCTTTTAGTATCTGGACCTGCAAACGGATATGCTATGTATCGTTTTATCCCCACTTGGCCCCCCAGAGCTTCATTGCCTTAATGATAGGTCGCAGGCTGTTTCCTTTTTCCGTCAAAGAGTATTCCACGGTGGGTGGTATTGTGGGGTAGGCGGTCCTGCTGATGATACCCCGATCCTCCAAATCCTTTAGACGGACGGAAAGCGTTTTAGGACTTACGCCGGCGAGGGACTTACGCAGTTCGCCAAAGCGTTTGACCCCATCGAACAGATCCCGGATGATTAAAAACGTCCATTTTCCTCCTAAAACCTCCAGCGCCTTTTCAATGGAACATTCTAATTCGGGCGGACAATCACAGAGGTTTTGTTCAAGAGCTTCTTCTACTTCCATGCTTTCACTTCCTCAAAAGTAACTTTTTTGAAACTATATGATATAAATGTAACTACTTTTCATAGTAAACTGCTGATGTTATACTGTCAATGTAAATTAGGCACGGAAAGAGAAGCCACTCCACGGCTATTCAACAAAGAAGAACCTGACCCAAACAGGAGTGAAATCGTAACCAAAGTACTGCATCAAACCGCAGGGCGTATAACCATTTCTTAGCGATTTATTACAATAGATAATTAAAATCAACGAGAAAAGAGGAGTCACTATGAGAAAAATCGACATCGGTAAAGGGGAAATACTTGCTTCTGCAATTTCGCTCGGCTGCATGCGGATGGCCAAGCTTACGGAAAAGGAAGCAAACATCATGATTAACACAGCCTTGGAAGAGGGGATCGATTTCTTCGATCACGCCGACATATATGGCGCCGGCAAATCGGAAGAGATTTTCGCAAATGCAATCGGCATGACACCTGGTATCCGTGAAAAGATGCTTCTCCAGTCGAAGTGCGGCATCAGGTCTGCCAGTTTTGACTTCTCGAAAGAACACATTCTGGAGGCAGTGGACGGCAGCTTGAAGCGTTTGAAAACCGATTACCTTGATGTATTGTTGCTTCACCGTCCGGATGCGTTGGTAGAGCCGGAAGAGGTAGCTGAGGCGTTTACCATTTTGCACAGCAGTGGAAAGGTGCGTTATTTCGGTGTGAGCAACGAGACTCCGCTGCAGATCGAGCTTCTCACTAAATACCTGAATCAGAAGCTGCTGATTAATCAGCTTCAGTTCAGTGTCATGCATACCGGTATGATCGATTCCGGTATTACGATGAATATGAAATGGCCTTCCACTGTCGATCGTGATGGCGGCATTCTCGACTATTGCCGTCTAAAGGATATTACAATCCAGGCGTGGTCCCCGTTCCAGTATGGCATGTTTGAGGGTGTATTCCTTGACAACGACAAAT from Propionispora vibrioides harbors:
- a CDS encoding winged helix-turn-helix transcriptional regulator — translated: MEVEEALEQNLCDCPPELECSIEKALEVLGGKWTFLIIRDLFDGVKRFGELRKSLAGVSPKTLSVRLKDLEDRGIISRTAYPTIPPTVEYSLTEKGNSLRPIIKAMKLWGAKWG
- a CDS encoding aldo/keto reductase, which gives rise to MRKIDIGKGEILASAISLGCMRMAKLTEKEANIMINTALEEGIDFFDHADIYGAGKSEEIFANAIGMTPGIREKMLLQSKCGIRSASFDFSKEHILEAVDGSLKRLKTDYLDVLLLHRPDALVEPEEVAEAFTILHSSGKVRYFGVSNETPLQIELLTKYLNQKLLINQLQFSVMHTGMIDSGITMNMKWPSTVDRDGGILDYCRLKDITIQAWSPFQYGMFEGVFLDNDKFPELNKTINEIAVKYGVKNTAVAVAWILRHPAKMQVVVGTMNPQRLRDTCKATNFELTRQEWYDIYLAAGNKLP